The DNA segment GGGGGCCGAACGGGCGGCAACGAATCGCTGCCGCCCGTGAAGAAACCGCGATTCAAGCTACACCGGAATAGCCGCTCCGGTTCAGCGGTCGCGCCGTTCGCGCCAGTCGCGCCAGTCGCGCCAGTCGCGCCAGTCGCGCCGTACGCGACGCCCCTACTTGAGAACCGCCTTGGCGATGGTCTGCAGCTGCATGTTGGAGGTCCCTTCGTAGATCGTCCCGATCTTTGCGTCGCGGTAGAACTTCTCGACCGGGTAGTCCTTGGTGTAGCCATAGCCGCCCAGCAGCTCGACGCAGAGCGAGGTCGTACGTTCGCACACCTGCGAGGAGAAGAGCTTGGCCATGGCCCCCTCGCGGGCGATGTCCTGCCCGGCGTCCTTGAGGCGTGCCGCGTTGTACACCATGAGGCGGGCGGCCTCGACCTCGGTGGCAGCCTGCGCCACCTGGAACTGGATCCCCTGGAACTCGGCGAGCGCCTTGCCAAACTGGCGTCGCTCCTTGAGGTAGGCGGTGGCCGCGCCTAACGCGCCCTGCGCAACGCCGATCATCTGCGCCCCGATCCCGATGCGCCCCACGTTGAGCGTATCGATGGCGATCTTGTACCCCTGTCCCACGGCGCCGAGCACGTTGGCGTTCGGCACGCGGCAGTTGTCCAGGAGCAGCTCCACCGTGCTGGAGGCGCGGATTCCCAGCTTGTCCTCCTTCTTGCCCACGGCGAAGCCCGGGAAGTCGCGCTCGACGATGAAGGCCGTGATGCCCTTGTAGCCGGCGGTGGGGTTCGCGTTGGCAAAGACGATGTAGACGCCGGCCTCGGCGCCGTTGGTGATCCAGAGCTTGCGCCCGTTGAGGATCCAATCGTCGCCGTCACGCTCGGCGCGCGTGGCCAGGGCAAAGGCGTCGGAGCCGGAGCCGGCTTCGGAGAGCGCGTACGAACCGACGGTCGCGGCGGTGAGCGCCGTGAGGTATTCGCCCTTCTGGGCGTCGGTGGCGTACGTGCGCAGCGGGTACTCGACGAGCGTGTTCTGCACGTCGACGAGAATGGCGGCCGACGCGTCGACCTTGCTGAGTTCCTCCACGGCGAGCGCGACCATCATCAGCGAGCCACCGGCGCCGCCATGTGCTTCGTCGACCTCGATCCCCATGAGACCGAGCTCGAACACCTTGGCAACGATGGATGGGTCGACCTTGCCGTTGCGCTCCATCTCGCTCACGAGGGGGCGAACCTCGTCGTTGGCGAAGGCGGCGACGGCGTCGCGAAAGAGGACTTCGTCCTCGGAGAGCGTCGTGAGCGGGGCGGTCATGGTCGTGTGGAGAGGAATGGGCCCGTCGCGCCGGCCGCGCGTGGGGGCGCGGCCGGCGAGACGCCTCGTAATGTACTGCGCGCGGCCGCCGCCCGTCGCTTACGTGCTGAACTCGCCGGTGGCGCTGCCGGGGAGCTGGGCACCGGCCGGCTCCTCCCACTCCGCCGCTTCCACGACGACGTTGCGGGCGCGCCACTTCTCCAGCGCGAGGTACAGCGTGGGGAGGACGAAGAGCGTGAGGATCGTGCTGGTGATGAGCCCCCCGATCACGACGCTGGCCAGCGGGCGCTGCACCTCGCTCCCCGGGCTGTGCGAGAGCGCCATCGGGACAAAGCCGAGCGAGGCCACCAGCGCGGTCATCAGCACCGGACGCAAACGATCCGAAGCGCCACGCCGCACGGCCAGGTCGAGCGCGAGCCCTTGCGTGCGCAGCGCGTTCATGTGCGTGACGAGCACGACGCCATTGAGCACCGCGATGCCGAACAGCGCAATGAAGCCGATGCTCGCCGACAGGTTGAGGTTGAGTCCCCGCAGCCACAGCACCGCGATCCCGCCCACCAGGGCGAACGGGACGTTGGTCAGGACGAGCAGTGACTGCGTGATTGACCGGAACGAGGCAAAGAGCAGGAGATAGATGAGGAGCAACGCCACGGGGACAACGACGGCCAGGCGCCCCGTGGCCCGCTGCTGGTTCTCGTATTGTCCGCCCCACTCGAGGAACGTCCCGGGCGGGAGCGGCACCTCGCGGGCAATGCGCTCGCGCACTTCCTGCACGAACGAGCCCAGGTCACGCCCGCGCACGTTGCTCAGCACCAGCGCGCGGCGCTGTCCGTCCTCGTGGCCGATGAGTTCCGGCCCGGTCGTCGAGACCAGCTCGGCCACGGCGTCGAGCGGGACGATTGCTCCTGACGGCGTGCGGATCGTCAGCTGCGCCAGCGCGGCGATGTCGTTGCGCTGTGCATCGGGGTAGCGCACCACCAGCCCGATACGCCGCGGTCCGTCCACGAGTTCGCTCGCCACCTGCGAACCCATGGCCAGCTCCAGCGGGCGCTGCACGTCGGCCACCGAGAGCCCGTACTGCGCCAGCGCGTCTCGCCGGATGCGGATGGCGATCTGTCCCGAACCTTCACTCACCTCGATCGCCGCATCGGCGTTGCCCGGCACGGTGCCGATGATGCGCAGGATCCGGTCGGCAATGGCCTGGTTCCGCTCGATGTCGTTGGACACGACCTTGATGCCAAGGTCGGTCTTGATGCCGCTCTCGGCCTCGTCGAGTCGCATGGCCAGCGGCTGCGTGAAGGAGATCTCGAGCCCGGGGATCACGGCGAGCGCGGAGTCCAGCGCCACCACGAGCTCCTCCGCCGTCTCGCCATTGACCCACTCGTCCTGCGGCTTGAGGATGACGTACATGTCGCCCTCGAAGAGCCCCATCGCCTCCGTGGCGAGGTCCGGACGCCCCTCCTTGGTCACGACCGTCACTACCTCGGGAAACCCCTTCACGATCCGTTCGGCCTGCAGCGAAAGCTTAGTCGCCTCGGCCAGCGACACCGACGGCAGGCGCCGCGTGGTGATGAGGATCGACCCCTCGTTGAGCTTGGGCATGAACTCGGTCCCGATCCACCCTAACGACGCCACCGCGAT comes from the Gemmatimonadaceae bacterium genome and includes:
- a CDS encoding acyl-CoA dehydrogenase, which codes for MTAPLTTLSEDEVLFRDAVAAFANDEVRPLVSEMERNGKVDPSIVAKVFELGLMGIEVDEAHGGAGGSLMMVALAVEELSKVDASAAILVDVQNTLVEYPLRTYATDAQKGEYLTALTAATVGSYALSEAGSGSDAFALATRAERDGDDWILNGRKLWITNGAEAGVYIVFANANPTAGYKGITAFIVERDFPGFAVGKKEDKLGIRASSTVELLLDNCRVPNANVLGAVGQGYKIAIDTLNVGRIGIGAQMIGVAQGALGAATAYLKERRQFGKALAEFQGIQFQVAQAATEVEAARLMVYNAARLKDAGQDIAREGAMAKLFSSQVCERTTSLCVELLGGYGYTKDYPVEKFYRDAKIGTIYEGTSNMQLQTIAKAVLK